A window from Drosophila yakuba strain Tai18E2 chromosome 3L, Prin_Dyak_Tai18E2_2.1, whole genome shotgun sequence encodes these proteins:
- the LOC6539319 gene encoding uncharacterized protein LOC6539319 has translation MDPEFVNKYNQVLSRLKLVESFDGSDPGKLPQFLHKIEALMPAINSFDDYYKAQLIGHIKNKCTERAREAVFTRQMSAPVGNGNGAGNGHLLKTESWLKLKDQLLYNYAERESSYSLIHKIRSAVLDSNIELYYQKMAKLKHRLINRKLTHNDTLYSLEDIERITLQVFRDHLPEPTHSMILRRNPKSMEEAYRYIVEVQQQFYTQSGSLASDHQAATFSTSHKQQSYGVGMGGVGVSTVGVGVGMGMGMGAVGLGLSSYVRQMSNDKGQQNSTKSYYNQSAPPVGAGKNHPMFKSMGNPTFKSSFSYNGTSNNSGMGSNYSSSKKSDIKQSYQQQKSQNYSKASSASAWKK, from the coding sequence ATGGATCCCGAGTTTGTGAACAAATACAATCAGGTTCTCAGCCGGCTGAAACTGGTGGAGAGCTTCGATGGCAGTGATCCTGGCAAGCTGCCACAGTTCCTCCACAAAATCGAGGCCCTCATGCCGGCCATAAATAGTTTCGATGACTATTACAAGGCTCAGTTAATAGGACATATCAAAAATAAGTGCACAGAACGAGCGAGGGAGGCGGTCTTCACGCGGCAGATGAGCGCTCCTGtgggcaatggaaatggagccGGGAATGGCCACCTCTTGAAGACCGAGTCCTGGCTGAAACTCAAGGATCAACTGCTGTACAACTATGCGGAGAGGGAGTCTAGCTATTCGTTGATACACAAGATACGGAGCGCTGTTTTGGACTCGAATATAGAGCTGTATTACCAGAAGATGGCCAAGCTCAAGCACAGACTGATCAATAGGAAGCTAACCCACAATGACACCCTATATAGTCTCGAGGACATCGAGCGCATTACCCTGCAGGTATTCAGGGATCACCTGCCCGAGCCCACACACTCGATGATCCTGCGACGAAATCCCAAAAGCATGGAGGAAGCCTATCGCTACATAGTGGAGGTGCAACAGCAGTTCTACACACAGAGCGGATCTCTGGCCAGTGACCACCAGGCGGCCACCTTCAGCACCAGCCACAAGCAGCAGTCCTACGGAGTGGGAATGGGCGGAGTGGGTGTGAGCACCgtgggagtgggcgtgggcatgggcatgggcatgggcgcCGTGGGCCTGGGACTCTCCTCCTACGTCCGCCAAATGTCCAACGACAAGGGCCAGCAGAACAGCACCAAGAGCTACTACAACCAGTCGGCTCCTCCCGTGGGCGCCGGCAAGAATCATCCCATGTTCAAGAGCATGGGCAACCCCACCTTCAAGTCCAGCTTCAGCTATAACGGCACCAGCAACAACTCTGGCATGGGATCGAATTACTCGAGTAGCAAGAAGTCGGACATTAAACAGAGCTATCAGCAGCAGAAGAGCCAGAACTACTCGAAGGCCTCATCGGCGAGTGCTTGGAAGAAGTAG